A single Amia ocellicauda isolate fAmiCal2 chromosome 9, fAmiCal2.hap1, whole genome shotgun sequence DNA region contains:
- the neflb gene encoding neurofilament light chain b, translating into MSYDPYFSSSYKRRYVDSAPRLVHVSGLRSAGAGGAGGYARSVYSSHSAPLSTMSSVSSRHHTTQHHQLHRGYGISASSASSLLQAADLDLSQAAQVSSEFRVVRTQEKAQMQDLNDRFASFIERVHELEQQNKVLEAELMVLRQRHVEPSRLKALYEQEIRELRAAVEEARGERQAAQNEREGLEDALRGLQGRYEEEVLNREEAEGRLMDARKGADEAALARAELERRAETLLDEIAFLKRVHEEEIAELQAQVQYAQVSVEMEVAKPDLSAALRDIRSQYEKLATRNMQAAEDWFKSKFNVLTETAARNTDAVRTAKDEAGEYRRQLKARSLEIEACRGMNEAMEKQLQDMEDKQNREIVAMQETISQLENELRATKNEMARYLKEYQDLLNVKMALDIEIAAYRKLLEGEETRFSVGGGVSAFSQSAYSQSAFSQSAPPPGLYGRSLFSLQSSSMGSLGSPYMMGSRLFTSSYSSSHAPEVEEVIRASQSEQAEAAPPAEEEEEEEEQKEEEEEEEQKEEEEAGEGEEGGDKDEEGDAKQEEAEEEAEEEKEKEEAEEGEAEDEGEKAEAEEEGQDEGGEDEAKEEEGGEEEKEEEKGAEKEEKPKEKK; encoded by the exons ATGAGTTACGACCCCTACTTCTCCAGCTCCTACAAGCGCCGCTATGTGGACTCAGCCCCCCGGCTGGTGCACGTCTCCGGGCTGCGCAGTGCCGGTGCTGGCGGTGCAGGAGGGTATGCCCGCTCCGTGTACTCCAGCCACTCAGCGCCGCTGTCCACCATGTCCTCGGTCAGCTCCCGTCACCACACCACCCAGCACCACCAGCTGCACCGCGGCTATGGCATCTCGGCGTCCTCAGCCTCCAGCCTCCTGCAGGCCGCCGACCTGGACCTGAGCCAAGCAGCGCAGGTGAGCAGCGAATTCCGGGTGGTGAGGACCCAGGAGAAGGCCCAGATGCAGGACCTGAACGACCGCTTCGCCAGCTTCATCGAGCGGGTGcatgagctggagcagcagaATAAGGTGCTGGAGGCCGAGTTGATGGTGCTGAGGCAGAGGCACGTGGAGCCTTCCCGCCTCAAGGCCCTCTACGAGCAGGAGATCCGGGAGCTGAGGGCGGCCGTGGAAGAAGCCCGGGGTGAGAGGCAGGCGGCGCAGAATGAGCGGGAAGGGCTGGAGGACGCCCTGAGGGGGCTGCAGGGCCGCTATGAGGAGGAGGTGCTGAACCGGGAGGAGGCAGAAGGCCGGTTGATGGACGCACGCAAGGGAGCGGACGAGGCGGCGCTGGCCCGGGCCGAACTGGAGCGGCGGGCCGAGACGCTGCTGGACGAGATTGCCTTCCTGAAGCGGGTGCACGAGGAGGAGATCGCCGAGCTGCAGGCGCAGGTGCAGTACGCCCAGGTGTCCGTGGAGATGGAGGTGGCCAAGCCCGACCTGTCCGCCGCCCTGCGCGACATCCGCTCGCAGTATGAGAAGTTGGCGACCCGCAACATGCAGGCGGCCGAGGACTGGTTCAAGAGCAAGTTCAATGTGCTGACCGAGACCGCTGCCCGCAACACCGATGCCGTGCGCACAGCCAAGGACGAGGCCGGGGAGTACCGCCGACAGctcaaggcccgctccctggaGATCGAGGCCTGCCGGGGCATGAACGAGGCCATGGAGAAGCAGCTGCAGGACATGGAGGACAAACAGAACCGGGAAATCGTCGCCATGCAG gAGACCATCAGCCAGCTGGAGAATGAGCTGAGGGCCACCAAGAACGAGATGGCGCGCTACCTGAAGGAGTATCAGGACCTGCTGAACGTCAAGATGGCCCTGGACATTGAAATCGCTGCTTATAG GAAGCTGCTGGAAGGCGAGGAGACGCGGTTCAGCGTGGGAGGTGGGGTGAGCGCGTTCTCACAGAGCGCTTACTCACAGAGTGCGTTCTCCCAGAGTGCCCCCCCACCAGGCCTGTACGGCCGCTCGCTGTTCTCCCTGCAGAGCAGCTCCATGGGCAGCCTCGGCTCCCCCTACATGATGGGCAGCAGACTGTTCACCTCCAGCTACTCCTCCAGCCACGCCCCCGAGGTCGAAGAGGTCATCCGCGCCAGCCAATCCGAGCAGGCCGAGGCAGCCCCGCCtgctgaggaagaggaggaggaggaggagcagaaggaggaggaagaggaggaggagcagaaggaggaggaagaggccgGAGAGGGTGAGGAAG GTGGCGACAAAGACGAGGAGGGAGACGCCAAGCAGGAGGAGGCTGAGGAAGAGGCAGAggaggaaaaggaaaaggaagagGCAGAGGAAGGAGAGGCTGAGGACGAGGGAGAGAAGGCAGAAGCAGAGGAAGAGGGTCAAGATGAAGGAGGAGAAGACGAGGCCAAAGAAGAAGAGGGCggagaggaagagaaggaggaggagaaaggaGCAGAGAAGGAGGAGAAACCCAAGGAAAAGAAATGA
- the LOC136759276 gene encoding neurofilament medium polypeptide: MSYSLDTIGSPSYRRVMDTRTSYSRTSASPSSGFRSQTWSRASPASSSLSAAYKRTSNVAVPRAYSSTVLSSSDSLDFSQSSALNGDYKRSNEKEQLQGLNDRFAGYIDKVHYLEQQNKEIETEIQSLRQKQVSHTQLGDAYDQELQELRTMLEQIHHDKAQIQLDSEHIEDDLQRLKERYEEEARVRDDTEAQIRAMKKDMDDSSLAKVELDKKVQSLQDEVVFLRSNHEEEVSDLLAQVQASQVTVERKDYQKTDITAALREIRQQLEGHSSKNLQQAEDFFKCRYVKLTEAAEQNKDAIKSAREEIAEYRRQLQTKSIELESVRGTKESLERQLNDIEERHNHDLTSYQETIHQLDNELKGTKWEMARHLREYQDLLNVKMALDIEIAAYRKLLEGEETRFSSFSGSITSPSYPYRQPTTPSKAPKAKSEPPKLKVQHKFVEEIIEETKVEDENAEMDESLAAVVEELAADMGGAVEAEEEEEEGEKEEEAEEKVVEEEIVSAVKAEVSASAPEEVEEQEEGEEAEEAEEGEAEAGEGVEEEGGEEEKEEEKAEEVEGEEEKEAEEEEAAAEEAEEAGEAEEGEGEGEVEEQVVEEKITSTKAVKEEAEPEKEEEKEGSAGEEEGEAEVEGEGEGDEQQKDEAEQKAKAKVEQEEGEEEAGEEDKEGEGEKAEEEQAEEGEAEGEQDKEEKEEDEAAPAEEAVSKSEAAKTGAEKEEPKETEDTAVNGDMEGQEEEEEEEKAEEGKKEKEDKKEEEEEADSKEVMANGVEESPSKEEPGQKVVITKTVETITTGEDGAKHITKSVTVTQTVEEVEEVMQEKVVSTKKVEKVTSQSVKEVTETE; encoded by the exons ATGAGCTACTCACTGGACACGATAGGGAGCCCCTCGTATCGGAGGGTGATGGACACCAGGACTTCTTACAGCCGCACCAGCGCCTCTCCATCCAGCGGCTTCCGATCCCAGACGTGGTCCCGGGCCAGCCCCGcgtcctcctccctctccgcCGCCTACAAGAGGACCTCCAACGTGGCCGTGCCCCGGGCGTACAGCTCCACGGTGCTCAGCTCCTCTGACAGCCTCGACTTTAGCCAGTCCTCAGCGCTCAATGGGGACTACAAGCGCTCCAACGAGAAGGAGCAGCTCCAGGGGCTCAACGACCGTTTCGCCGGCTACATCGACAAGGTGCACTACCTGGAGCAGCAGAACAAGGAGATCGAGACCGAGATCCAGTCTCTGCGGCAGAAGCAGGTGTCCCACACCCAACTGGGCGATGCCTACGACCAGGAGCTGCAGGAGCTGCGCACCATGCTGGAGCAGATCCACCACGACAAGGCGCAGATCCAGCTGGACAGCGAACACATCGAGGACGACCTGCAGCGGCTGAAGGAGCGCTACGAGGAGGAAGCCCGGGTGCGCGACGATACCGAAGCCCAGATCCGAGCCATGAAGAAAGACATGGATGACTCGTCTCTGGCCAAGGTGGAGCTGGACAAGAAGGTACAGTCCCTGCAGGACGAGGTGGTGTTCCTGCGCAGCAACCACGAGGAGGAGGTTTCCGACCTGTTGGCCCAGGTGCAGGCGTCGCAGGTCACCGTGGAGAGGAAGGACTACCAGAAGACCGACATCACCGCGGCGCTGCGGGAGATCCGACAGCAGCTGGAGGGCCACTCATCCAAGAACCTACAGCAGGCGGAGGATTTCTTCAAGTGCCGCTACGTCAAGCTGACCGAGGCCGCCGAGCAGAACAAGGACGCCATCAAGTCCGCCCGGGAGGAGATCGCTGAGTACCGTCGCCAGCTGCAGACCAAGAGCATCGAGCTGGAGTCGGTCCGGGGCACCAAGGAGTCGCTGGAGAGGCAGCTGAACGACATCGAAGAGCGCCACAACCACGACCTCACCAGCTACCAG GAGACGATCCACCAGCTGGACAATGAGCTGAAGGGCACGAAGTGGGAGATGGCCCGTCACCTGCGGGAATACCAGGACCTCCTGAACGTCAAGATGGCCTTGGACATCGAGATTGCGGCGTACAG gaagCTCTTGGAAGGCGAGGAGACACGTTTCAGCTCATTCTCTGGGAGCATCACCAGCCCTTCCTACCCCTACCGACAGCCCACTACCCCATCCAAGGCCCCTAAGGCCAAGTCAGAGCCCCCCAAACTGAAGGTACAACACAAGTTTGTGGAGGAGATCATTGAGGAGACCAAGGTGGAAGACGAGAATGCAGAGATGGACGAATCCCTGGCCGCAGTGGTAGAGGAGCTGGCCGCAGACATGGGAGGGGCGGTAGAagcagaagaggaggaagaagagggagagaaggaggaagaGGCAGAGGAAAAAGTGGTGGAGGAAGAGATAGTATCTGCCGTCAAGGCCGAAGTGAGTGCCAGTGCCCCTGAGGAAgtggaggaacaggaggagggTGAGGAAGCTGAAGAAGCTGAGGAAGGAGAGGCAGAAGCAGGAGAGGGAGTtgaggaagagggaggagaggaggaaaaGGAGGAAGAAAAGGCAGAGGAGGtagaaggagaggaagagaaagaagcTGAGGAAGAGGAAGCTGCAGCTGAGGAAGCAGAAGAGGCAGGAGAGGCagaggaaggagagggagaaggagaagtAGAGGAGCAAGTGGTAGAAGAAAAGATCACAAGCACCAAGGCAGTCAAAGAGGAGGCTGAGCCTgagaaggaggaagagaaagagggaagtgcaggggaggaagagggagaggcagaagttgagggagaaggagagggagatgaGCAGCAGAAAGATGAAGCAGAACAGAAAGCAAAGGCAAAGGTAGaacaagaagaaggagaagaagaagcaggagaggaggacaaagagggagagggagagaaggctgAGGAAGAACAGGCAGAAGAAggagaggcagagggggagcAGGATaaggaggagaaagaagaagatGAGGCAGCTCCAGCAGAGGAGGCCGTGTCCAAGAGCGAAGCTGCAAAGACGGGAGCAGAGAAGGAAGAGCCCAAGGAGACAGAAGACACCGCTGTGAACGGAGACATGGAAGgccaggaggaagaggaagaggaggagaaggcAGAAGAGGGAAAGAAGGAAAAAGAGGATaagaaggaggaggaagaagaggcaGACAGCAAGGAGGTGATGGCCAACGGAGTGGAGGAGAGCCCCAGTAAGGAGGAGCCTGGGCAGAAGGTCGTGATCACCAAGACGGTCGAGACAATCACCACTGGAGAGGACGGGGCCAAGCACATCACGAAGTCCGTCACCGTCACCCAGACcgtggaggaggtggaggaggtcATGCAGGAGAAGGTCGTGTCCACCAAGAAAGTGGAGAAGGTCACCTCTCAGTCCGTGAAGGAGGTCACCGAAACGGAGTGA